A region from the uncultured Bacteroides sp. genome encodes:
- the priA gene encoding primosomal protein N', producing MKKYVDVILPLPLARSFTYSLPDEGEEEIQAGCRVVVPFGRKKYYTAIVCNVHYCAPVEYEVKEISAILDADPILLPRQFKFWEWLADYYLCTLGDVYKAALPSGLKLESETIVEYNPDFESTARLTEREQLIVDRLSKEPEQSVIKLEKDSEIKNILNVIKSLLDKGALFVKEELRRNYKPKMEARVRLTDEAAHEERLKVLFDELSRAPKQLALVMKYIEISGYMGANELKEVSKKELLQQTAVSSSAFNGLVDKHVFDVYDYELGRLNKSKLDVVSLNPLNEFQNRAYEGVLNSLQQKNVCLLHGVTSSGKTEVYIHLIADTIAKGQQVLYLLPEIALTTQITERLKRVFGARLGIYHSKFPDAERVEIWKKQLGTEAYDIILGVRSSIFLPFNNLGLVIVDEEHENTYKQQDPAPRYNARNAAIVLASMYGAKTLLGTATPSIETYHNATTGKYGLVELKERYKEIQLPEIIPVDIKELHRKKRMSGPFSPLLLSNIAEALEKKEQVILFQNRRGFAPMMECRTCGWVPKCKNCDVSLTYHKGMNQLTCHYCGYTYQLPRACPACEGVELVHHGFGTEKIEDDIKLLFPEASVARMDMDTTRTRTAYERIIADFEQGKTNILIGTQMVSKGLDFDHVSVVGILNADTMLNYPDFRSYERAFQLMAQVAGRAGRKHKRGKVILQTKSIDHPIISQVITNDYEQMVGEQLAERQLFHYPPYYRLIYVYLKNKNADLLGQMADAMATKLKATFGLRVLGPDKPPVSRVQTLFIKKIVLKIENDASMVRVRELLLRTQREMIEDQRFKSLIIYYDVDPM from the coding sequence ATGAAGAAGTATGTTGATGTCATATTACCTTTGCCGCTTGCTCGCAGCTTTACTTACTCTCTACCCGATGAAGGGGAGGAAGAGATACAAGCAGGTTGCAGGGTAGTGGTGCCTTTCGGGCGAAAGAAGTATTATACGGCTATCGTTTGTAATGTGCATTATTGTGCACCGGTGGAATATGAGGTGAAAGAAATTTCGGCGATATTAGATGCTGACCCCATTTTGCTTCCTCGCCAGTTTAAATTTTGGGAGTGGTTGGCCGATTACTACTTGTGCACACTCGGGGATGTTTATAAAGCCGCCTTACCTTCGGGTCTGAAACTCGAAAGCGAAACGATCGTTGAGTACAATCCTGATTTTGAATCGACTGCGAGGCTCACAGAAAGAGAGCAGTTGATTGTTGATAGGCTATCGAAAGAACCGGAGCAAAGCGTTATTAAATTGGAGAAAGATAGTGAGATCAAGAATATACTTAACGTTATTAAATCTCTTCTTGATAAAGGTGCACTGTTTGTTAAAGAAGAATTGCGTCGTAATTACAAGCCAAAAATGGAGGCACGCGTTCGGCTTACGGATGAGGCTGCTCACGAAGAGCGGTTAAAAGTTCTTTTCGATGAACTGTCTCGCGCCCCTAAGCAACTGGCATTAGTGATGAAATACATCGAGATCTCTGGTTATATGGGTGCTAATGAATTGAAAGAAGTTTCTAAGAAAGAGTTACTTCAACAAACGGCAGTTTCCTCTTCGGCTTTCAACGGATTGGTCGATAAACATGTTTTTGACGTATATGATTACGAACTTGGACGCCTGAATAAGAGCAAATTAGATGTTGTTTCATTAAATCCATTGAATGAATTTCAAAATAGGGCATATGAGGGAGTTCTTAACAGCCTTCAACAAAAAAACGTATGTCTGCTCCATGGAGTAACTTCCAGCGGGAAGACAGAAGTTTATATTCATCTCATAGCCGATACTATCGCTAAAGGGCAACAAGTACTCTATCTTTTGCCCGAAATAGCGTTGACTACACAAATAACCGAACGCTTAAAGCGCGTGTTTGGTGCTCGGTTAGGTATTTATCATTCTAAATTCCCAGATGCGGAAAGAGTGGAAATATGGAAAAAGCAGTTAGGAACTGAAGCTTATGACATTATTTTAGGAGTGCGCTCTTCCATTTTTCTACCGTTTAATAATCTGGGTCTGGTCATCGTAGACGAGGAACATGAAAATACATATAAACAACAAGATCCTGCTCCCCGATATAATGCCCGTAATGCAGCCATAGTACTAGCTTCGATGTATGGGGCTAAAACGCTGTTAGGTACTGCGACACCTTCTATTGAAACATACCATAATGCTACTACGGGAAAATATGGATTGGTAGAACTGAAGGAGCGTTATAAAGAAATTCAATTGCCCGAAATAATTCCGGTGGATATCAAGGAACTTCACCGAAAAAAACGAATGTCAGGGCCTTTCTCTCCTCTTTTGTTAAGCAACATAGCCGAGGCATTGGAGAAGAAAGAGCAAGTAATTCTTTTTCAGAACCGACGTGGATTTGCTCCAATGATGGAGTGTCGCACCTGCGGTTGGGTGCCTAAATGCAAAAATTGTGATGTTAGTTTGACGTATCATAAAGGGATGAACCAACTGACTTGTCATTATTGCGGATATACTTATCAATTGCCTCGGGCTTGCCCTGCTTGCGAAGGGGTGGAATTAGTTCACCACGGTTTCGGCACTGAGAAAATTGAAGACGATATAAAACTTCTTTTTCCCGAAGCATCTGTTGCTCGCATGGACATGGATACGACTCGTACCCGGACGGCTTATGAAAGAATTATTGCCGACTTTGAGCAAGGGAAAACGAATATATTAATAGGTACACAGATGGTATCTAAAGGTTTGGATTTTGATCACGTTAGCGTGGTTGGAATTTTAAATGCGGATACAATGCTTAATTATCCCGACTTCCGCTCCTACGAAAGAGCTTTTCAGTTAATGGCACAAGTTGCAGGACGTGCGGGGCGGAAACATAAGCGTGGTAAGGTAATCCTTCAAACGAAAAGCATCGATCATCCTATTATATCGCAGGTCATAACCAATGACTATGAGCAAATGGTGGGGGAACAACTGGCAGAGAGGCAGCTATTTCATTATCCACCATATTATCGGTTGATTTATGTATATCTTAAGAACAAGAATGCTGATTTACTGGGGCAGATGGCAGATGCAATGGCAACTAAATTAAAAGCCACTTTTGGTTTGAGGGTATTAGGTCCGGATAAGCCTCCGGTATCTCGGGTTCAAACTCTGTTTATTAAGAAGATTGTTTTGAAAATAGAGAATGATGCATCAATGGTGCGCGTTCGCGAGTTGTTACTCCGTACGCAGCGAGAGATGATTGAAGATCAGCGCTTTAAATCATTAATTATTTATTATGATGTAGATCCGATGTAG
- a CDS encoding low molecular weight protein-tyrosine-phosphatase, with protein sequence MKRKILFVCWGNICRSPAAEGIILNLLKDRGLEKQFEIDSAGILNYHLGELPDSRMRAHAIRRGYNLVHRSRQIQTEDFYHYDLILGMDDHNMNDLRDRAPSPDEWCKIHRMTEFCVNILADHVPDPYYGGATGFEYVLNVLEDACEGLLTSLTQDS encoded by the coding sequence ATGAAGAGAAAAATACTATTTGTTTGTTGGGGTAATATCTGTCGTTCTCCCGCGGCGGAGGGTATAATACTTAATCTCTTGAAGGATAGAGGTCTTGAAAAACAATTCGAGATTGATTCAGCCGGAATATTGAATTATCATTTGGGGGAGTTGCCTGATTCTCGTATGCGAGCGCATGCTATACGCAGGGGGTATAATTTAGTGCATCGTTCACGTCAGATACAGACCGAAGATTTTTATCACTATGATCTAATCCTAGGAATGGATGATCATAATATGAACGATTTGCGTGATCGTGCTCCGTCTCCCGATGAATGGTGTAAAATCCATCGGATGACAGAATTTTGCGTCAACATCTTGGCCGATCATGTCCCCGACCCATATTATGGTGGTGCCACCGGTTTTGAATACGTACTCAATGTACTCGAAGATGCCTGTGAAGGGCTGCTTACTTCTTTAACTCAGGATAGCTAA
- a CDS encoding HDIG domain-containing metalloprotein: MKYLKTKKDSSYSDLLYKLLIFAGTVALIVYFLPRDGKFNYQFDINKPWKYGQLMATFDFPIYKSESVIKREQDSIFSSFQPYYQLNKSAEKEAINKLKENNISRLHNIFPSTSYIHHLEKELTGLYQSGIISTEDVKNIIKDSTKSIMVIDDKIASQRLIGKLHTVKEAYEYLLSADTVHYRKDILRQCALNEYISPNLSFDKERTEAAKKEILDNYSWANGVVQSGQKIIDRGEIVNAQTYNILKSYRKESIKRSESIGQKQLILGGQILFIAILMLCFMLYIELFRKDYYDRKGSLPLLFSLIIFYSITTALMVSNNIFSVYIIPYAMLPIITRIFLDSRTAFITHTITILACSIMLRYPHEFILLQLTAGLIAIYSLRELSQRSQLFRTAILVILTYAVLYFSFELIAENNLSKLNTGMYVYFIINGALLLFTYPLLFLLEKIFSFTSNVTLVELSNINNSLLRRLSETVPGTFQHSMQVANLAAEAAIRIDAKSQLVRTGALYHDIGKMENPVFFTENQSGGINPHEKLSYEQSAQIVINHVTDGLRLAEKNNLPKAIKDFIVTHHGKGKTKFFYISWKNEHPNEEPDEDLFTYPGPNPFTKETAILMMADGVEAASRSLSEYTEENISNLVEKIIDSQVDEGYFKECPITFKDIATIKIVFKEKLKTIYHTRISYPELKK; the protein is encoded by the coding sequence ATGAAGTATTTAAAGACTAAAAAAGACTCTTCATATAGTGATTTACTCTATAAATTACTGATATTTGCCGGTACAGTAGCCCTTATTGTCTATTTTCTACCACGAGACGGAAAGTTTAATTATCAATTTGACATTAACAAACCTTGGAAATACGGGCAGCTAATGGCGACATTCGACTTTCCCATATACAAAAGCGAATCTGTCATAAAACGAGAGCAAGACAGCATATTCTCTTCCTTCCAGCCTTATTATCAACTAAATAAAAGTGCCGAAAAAGAAGCAATCAACAAATTAAAAGAAAATAACATATCACGCCTTCATAATATATTCCCGTCAACAAGTTACATCCATCATTTAGAAAAAGAGCTGACCGGATTATACCAATCAGGCATTATATCCACAGAAGATGTAAAGAATATAATCAAAGACAGTACCAAGTCTATAATGGTTATAGACGATAAGATTGCTAGTCAACGATTAATAGGCAAACTACACACAGTGAAAGAGGCCTACGAATACCTTTTATCTGCCGACACTGTACATTACAGAAAAGACATCTTACGTCAATGTGCTCTCAACGAATATATTTCTCCAAATTTGTCTTTTGATAAGGAGCGAACAGAAGCGGCCAAAAAAGAAATATTAGATAACTATTCTTGGGCAAATGGAGTTGTCCAAAGCGGACAAAAGATTATTGATCGGGGAGAAATTGTAAATGCTCAAACGTACAACATTCTCAAATCATATAGAAAAGAATCTATTAAAAGAAGTGAGTCTATAGGTCAAAAGCAGCTAATTCTTGGAGGACAGATTTTATTTATAGCGATATTGATGCTGTGCTTTATGCTATATATAGAGCTCTTCCGGAAAGATTATTATGATCGTAAAGGTAGCCTGCCACTTCTTTTCTCGCTGATAATCTTTTACTCCATAACTACTGCACTTATGGTAAGCAACAACATCTTCAGCGTGTATATCATTCCATACGCTATGCTCCCTATCATCACCCGTATCTTCCTCGATTCCAGAACGGCATTTATTACTCATACGATTACGATATTAGCTTGTTCCATCATGCTACGCTATCCCCATGAGTTTATCCTATTACAGCTAACTGCCGGATTAATCGCTATATACAGCTTGCGCGAATTGTCGCAGCGTTCTCAGTTGTTCCGCACAGCCATTTTGGTGATACTGACTTATGCTGTTCTATACTTTTCTTTTGAATTAATAGCAGAGAACAACTTATCGAAGTTAAATACAGGGATGTATGTTTATTTCATAATAAATGGCGCTTTATTACTATTCACCTATCCACTACTCTTTTTGTTAGAGAAGATTTTTAGTTTCACATCTAATGTCACTTTAGTAGAGCTTTCTAATATAAATAACAGCTTACTTCGCCGATTGTCCGAAACCGTCCCAGGTACTTTCCAACATTCTATGCAAGTGGCAAACCTTGCTGCAGAAGCAGCCATACGCATCGACGCCAAAAGCCAACTGGTTCGTACTGGTGCCCTATACCACGACATTGGAAAAATGGAAAATCCCGTTTTCTTTACAGAGAATCAGTCCGGTGGCATCAACCCACATGAAAAATTAAGTTATGAGCAAAGTGCACAGATAGTAATAAACCACGTAACAGACGGTTTGCGATTAGCTGAAAAGAATAACCTGCCTAAAGCCATTAAAGATTTTATCGTCACTCATCATGGAAAAGGAAAAACCAAGTTCTTCTATATTTCATGGAAAAATGAGCATCCCAACGAAGAGCCGGATGAAGATTTATTCACATATCCGGGGCCTAATCCTTTCACCAAAGAAACTGCCATCCTAATGATGGCAGATGGTGTAGAAGCAGCCTCGCGAAGCCTTTCCGAATATACGGAAGAAAATATCAGCAATCTTGTCGAGAAAATCATTGATTCGCAAGTAGACGAAGGCTATTTCAAAGAATGCCCCATTACATTTAAAGATATAGCCACCATAAAGATTGTTTTCAAAGAAAAGTTGAAAACAATCTATCATACCAGAATTAGCTATCCTGAGTTAAAGAAGTAA
- the gltX gene encoding glutamate--tRNA ligase yields the protein MLERKVRVRFAPSPTGALHIGGVRTALYNYLFARQHGGDLIFRIEDTDSNRFVPGAEEYILESFNWLGIKFDEGVSFGGDFGPYRQSERKQIYNKYVQLLIEKRSAYLAFDTPDELEAKRAEVSNFQYDASTRMDMINSLTLSDEQVEAFIAEGRQYVVRYKVKPDEDVHVHDLIRGEVVINSSVLDDKVLYKSVDQLPTYHLANIVDDHLMEISHVIRGEEWLPSAPLHVLLYRAFGWEDSMPLFAHLPLLLKPEGNGKLSKRDGDRLGFPVFPLQWNDPKTGEISSGYREEGYLPEAVINFLALLGWNPGNEKEIMSMQELIDLFDLARCSKAGAKFDYKKAMWFNHQYIQQKDNKAIAQLFIPILKEHRVEVPFEKVVMVIDMMKERVSFVKELWEVCGFFFIAPTEYDEKTIKKRWKEDSAKCLTELAGVLADIDDFSIENQEKVVMDWIEEKEYHTGNIMNAFRLALVGEGKGPHMFDISWFLGKEETLSRIKRAVEILK from the coding sequence ATGTTAGAAAGAAAAGTCAGAGTTCGCTTTGCTCCGAGCCCTACAGGGGCATTACATATTGGTGGTGTACGCACTGCTTTATATAATTATCTTTTTGCCAGGCAGCATGGGGGAGATTTAATCTTTCGCATAGAAGATACGGACTCTAATCGATTTGTTCCGGGTGCGGAAGAATACATATTGGAATCATTTAATTGGCTCGGAATTAAATTTGATGAAGGGGTTAGTTTTGGAGGTGATTTTGGGCCTTATCGTCAGTCTGAACGAAAACAAATATACAACAAATATGTACAGCTCTTGATTGAGAAAAGAAGTGCATATCTTGCTTTTGACACTCCTGACGAGTTAGAGGCTAAACGTGCTGAAGTATCCAATTTTCAATATGATGCTTCTACTCGTATGGATATGATAAATTCATTGACCTTGTCTGATGAACAGGTAGAGGCTTTTATTGCTGAAGGCAGACAGTATGTTGTGCGTTACAAAGTAAAACCTGATGAAGATGTGCATGTGCATGATCTAATACGTGGAGAGGTGGTTATAAATTCTTCTGTTTTGGATGATAAGGTGTTATATAAATCGGTGGACCAGTTGCCGACTTATCATTTAGCTAATATTGTAGATGACCATTTGATGGAGATATCGCATGTGATACGTGGGGAAGAATGGTTGCCCTCAGCACCGTTGCATGTGTTATTATATCGTGCTTTTGGCTGGGAAGATTCGATGCCTTTGTTTGCACACCTGCCTTTGTTACTTAAGCCTGAAGGGAATGGAAAATTGAGCAAACGTGATGGTGATCGCTTAGGATTTCCTGTATTTCCTCTTCAGTGGAATGACCCGAAGACTGGAGAAATTTCTTCTGGTTACCGTGAAGAGGGCTATCTGCCCGAAGCTGTGATTAACTTTCTTGCTTTACTTGGATGGAATCCGGGGAACGAGAAAGAAATAATGTCTATGCAGGAACTGATTGATCTTTTTGATTTGGCTCGTTGTAGCAAAGCCGGGGCTAAGTTCGATTATAAGAAGGCTATGTGGTTCAATCATCAATATATTCAGCAGAAAGACAATAAAGCTATTGCGCAACTTTTTATCCCTATACTGAAAGAGCATAGGGTTGAAGTTCCCTTTGAAAAAGTGGTGATGGTAATCGATATGATGAAAGAACGCGTCAGTTTTGTTAAAGAACTGTGGGAAGTGTGTGGTTTCTTTTTTATAGCTCCCACAGAGTATGATGAGAAAACAATTAAAAAACGCTGGAAAGAAGATTCGGCTAAATGTCTGACTGAGCTGGCTGGAGTTTTGGCTGATATTGATGACTTCAGTATAGAGAATCAAGAAAAGGTGGTGATGGACTGGATTGAAGAAAAAGAATATCACACAGGTAACATTATGAATGCTTTTCGGTTGGCGTTGGTTGGTGAAGGCAAGGGACCTCATATGTTTGATATATCATGGTTTTTGGGCAAAGAAGAAACATTATCTCGTATAAAGCGGGCAGTAGAAATATTGAAATAA
- a CDS encoding glycosyltransferase N-terminal domain-containing protein codes for MLYNLAIGIYDLLVHLAAPFSRKPRKMMKGHWVVYELLRQQMEKDVCYIWFHAASLGEFEQGRPLIEKIRTKYPEYKILLTFFSPSGYEVRKNYRGADIVCYLPFDKPRNVKKFLDIVNPRMAFFIKYEFWKNYLDELGKRRVPVYSVSSIFRKDQVFFKWYGGAYRHVLKDFDHLFVQNEMSKRFLARIDINRTTVVGDTRFDRVLQIREEAKELVVVDKFKGNMFTFVVGSSWGPDEDLLLEYFNNHPEMKLIIAPHVIDENHLVEIIAKLKRPYVRYTRADEKNVEKADCLIIDCFGLLSSIYRYGDVAYIGGGFGVGIHNTLEAAVYGIPVVFGPKYQKYMEAVQLIEAKGAFSIRDYEELRSLFDRMLTDEMFLREVGTNAGYYVTSNAGATDKILSMINF; via the coding sequence ATGCTTTATAACCTTGCAATAGGTATTTATGACCTTTTGGTACATTTGGCGGCTCCCTTCAGTCGAAAGCCTCGTAAAATGATGAAAGGCCATTGGGTCGTGTACGAACTTTTGAGGCAACAGATGGAAAAAGATGTTTGTTACATATGGTTTCATGCGGCTTCATTAGGGGAATTTGAGCAAGGGCGTCCTTTGATAGAGAAAATACGGACAAAATACCCGGAATATAAAATTCTTCTTACTTTTTTTTCTCCTTCAGGTTATGAAGTCCGAAAAAATTACCGTGGAGCAGATATTGTTTGTTATTTGCCTTTTGACAAACCACGTAATGTTAAGAAGTTTTTGGATATAGTGAATCCCCGTATGGCTTTTTTTATTAAGTATGAGTTTTGGAAAAATTATTTGGATGAATTAGGTAAGCGTCGGGTTCCTGTCTACAGCGTTTCTTCTATCTTTCGTAAAGATCAGGTCTTCTTTAAATGGTATGGGGGGGCATATCGACATGTATTGAAAGATTTCGATCACCTTTTTGTTCAAAATGAGATGTCTAAACGCTTTCTTGCACGAATCGACATTAATCGAACTACTGTGGTCGGAGATACTCGTTTTGATCGAGTGTTGCAAATTCGTGAAGAGGCCAAAGAATTAGTCGTGGTTGATAAGTTTAAAGGAAATATGTTTACGTTTGTTGTTGGAAGTTCATGGGGGCCTGATGAAGATTTGCTATTGGAGTACTTTAACAATCACCCGGAAATGAAGCTTATCATAGCACCACATGTAATAGATGAAAATCATTTAGTTGAGATAATTGCTAAACTGAAACGTCCTTATGTGCGTTATACCCGTGCTGATGAGAAGAATGTGGAAAAAGCGGATTGCCTGATTATAGATTGTTTTGGGCTTTTATCTTCTATTTATCGATATGGAGATGTTGCTTACATAGGAGGTGGCTTTGGTGTTGGAATTCATAATACGCTCGAGGCTGCAGTATATGGTATTCCCGTTGTCTTTGGACCTAAATATCAGAAATACATGGAAGCGGTTCAACTTATTGAAGCAAAAGGAGCTTTCTCTATTAGAGATTATGAAGAGTTACGGAGCTTATTTGATCGGATGCTTACTGATGAAATGTTTTTGCGTGAGGTGGGTACCAATGCGGGATATTATGTGACTAGTAATGCTGGAGCGACTGATAAAATTCTTTCAATGATTAATTTCTAG
- a CDS encoding gamma carbonic anhydrase family protein yields the protein MALIKSVRGFTPEFGDNCFLADNAVIIGDVKMGRDCSIWFSTVLRGDVNSIHIGNGVNIQDGSVLHTLYQKSTIEIGNYVSVGHNVTIHGAKINDYALIGMGATLLDHAVIGEGAIVAAGSLVLSNTIIEPGSIWGGVPAKFIKKVDPEQAKELNQKIAHNYLMYSDWYK from the coding sequence ATGGCTTTAATAAAATCAGTAAGAGGATTCACTCCGGAATTTGGCGATAATTGTTTTCTGGCAGATAATGCGGTTATTATTGGAGATGTGAAAATGGGCCGCGATTGTAGTATATGGTTTAGTACAGTACTAAGAGGCGATGTCAATTCCATTCACATCGGAAACGGGGTTAATATACAAGACGGGAGCGTACTTCATACGCTCTATCAAAAGTCCACCATCGAAATTGGTAATTACGTATCCGTAGGACACAATGTAACCATACATGGAGCTAAAATCAACGATTATGCATTGATAGGCATGGGGGCAACCCTATTAGACCACGCAGTAATTGGCGAAGGCGCCATTGTAGCAGCCGGATCACTTGTCTTAAGCAATACGATCATCGAACCGGGAAGTATCTGGGGGGGAGTTCCTGCCAAATTCATAAAAAAAGTAGACCCAGAACAAGCGAAAGAATTAAATCAAAAAATCGCTCACAATTATCTGATGTATTCAGATTGGTACAAGTAA
- a CDS encoding aminopeptidase P family protein, with protein MEHIIDQRIASLRKVLKQKGFAAFIIPSTDPHLSEYVSPHWKFREWISGFNGSAGTIVVTLDQAGLWTDSRYFLQASEQLHGTCINLYREMLPETPSIMDFLRSNLRSSDILGIDGKMFSIKQVIEMRTALADIDLKIDTSLDPMKEIWEDQPPMPKAQAYIYDISYAGVSCIEKIALIRKEIKEKKAEGLFLSSLDEIAWCLNLRGNDVKCNPVIISYLLITQNETVYFISPEKLSTEVKFYLQKQNISICDYKDVSSYLSTINTGNILLNFDKTNYFIYSTINPECRIIDSQSPIALLKAIRNEIEISGIHHAMKRDGVALVKFLKWLENAVLSGQETEMSIDKRLHEFRAQQEKYIGESFDTIAGYKEHAAIVHYSATPKTDAKLLPKGFLLLDSGAQYLDGTTDITRTIALGELTEEEARNYTLVLKGHIDLAMAKFPTGTRGAQLDVLAHMPLWNHGMNYLHGTGHGVGHFLNVHEGPQSIRTNENPVTLQPGMVTSNEPGIYIEGSHGIRTENLLLVCKDKKGMFSEFLKFETITLCPICKKGIVKGLLTKEEINWFNEYHQKVYNILSDYLNDEEKVWLKEQTREL; from the coding sequence ATGGAACATATAATCGATCAGCGCATTGCTTCTCTACGAAAGGTACTTAAACAAAAAGGTTTTGCCGCTTTCATTATCCCAAGTACAGATCCACATCTTAGCGAATACGTATCACCCCACTGGAAATTCAGAGAATGGATATCAGGTTTTAACGGTTCTGCGGGAACAATAGTCGTAACACTAGACCAAGCCGGATTATGGACAGATTCTCGTTACTTTCTTCAAGCATCCGAACAACTTCATGGAACCTGCATAAATCTATATAGAGAAATGCTACCCGAGACACCATCTATCATGGATTTTCTTCGCAGCAATCTAAGAAGCTCCGATATATTGGGAATAGATGGAAAAATGTTTTCAATAAAACAAGTAATAGAAATGAGAACAGCTCTTGCCGATATTGATCTAAAAATTGATACATCTCTAGATCCGATGAAAGAGATATGGGAAGATCAGCCACCGATGCCAAAGGCGCAAGCTTACATCTACGACATCTCATACGCAGGAGTAAGCTGCATAGAAAAGATAGCTCTCATTCGCAAAGAGATAAAAGAGAAGAAAGCTGAAGGGCTTTTCCTTTCATCCCTTGATGAAATAGCCTGGTGCCTTAATTTAAGAGGAAATGATGTAAAATGCAATCCAGTAATAATCAGCTATTTGCTAATAACACAAAACGAAACAGTCTATTTTATCTCACCAGAGAAACTTTCAACAGAAGTCAAATTCTATCTACAAAAGCAAAATATCAGCATTTGCGATTATAAAGATGTTAGCAGTTATCTTTCAACGATCAACACAGGAAACATTTTACTGAACTTTGATAAAACGAACTACTTTATTTATTCTACGATCAATCCCGAATGTAGAATAATAGATAGCCAATCACCTATTGCCTTGTTGAAAGCAATAAGAAACGAGATAGAGATTTCCGGCATACACCATGCTATGAAACGTGACGGAGTTGCTTTAGTCAAATTCCTTAAATGGTTAGAGAATGCTGTTTTATCAGGTCAAGAAACAGAGATGAGTATCGATAAAAGACTTCACGAGTTTCGCGCTCAGCAAGAAAAGTACATAGGAGAAAGTTTTGATACAATTGCCGGTTATAAAGAACACGCCGCCATCGTACATTATTCTGCAACGCCAAAAACAGACGCAAAACTCTTACCAAAAGGCTTTTTACTCCTCGATTCAGGCGCTCAATATTTAGATGGTACTACAGACATTACCCGAACAATAGCTCTCGGCGAATTAACAGAGGAAGAAGCTCGTAATTACACATTGGTGCTAAAAGGGCATATCGATTTAGCCATGGCTAAATTCCCCACAGGTACACGTGGAGCACAATTGGATGTACTAGCTCATATGCCTTTGTGGAATCATGGGATGAACTATTTACATGGGACAGGACATGGAGTAGGCCATTTCCTCAATGTACACGAAGGGCCTCAAAGCATTCGCACGAACGAAAACCCTGTTACTCTGCAACCAGGCATGGTCACATCTAATGAACCAGGAATATATATAGAAGGAAGTCACGGCATCCGTACCGAAAATCTTCTTTTAGTGTGCAAAGACAAAAAAGGCATGTTTAGCGAATTTCTCAAATTCGAAACGATCACCCTTTGCCCCATTTGCAAGAAAGGCATAGTCAAAGGCTTGCTAACAAAAGAAGAAATTAACTGGTTCAATGAATATCATCAAAAAGTATACAACATTCTTTCTGACTATTTAAATGATGAAGAAAAAGTCTGGCTAAAAGAACAAACAAGAGAATTATAG
- the rpsU gene encoding 30S ribosomal protein S21, with amino-acid sequence MIVVPVKEGENIEKALKKFKRKFEKTGIVKELRRRQQFDKPSVTNKLKREHAVYVQKLQQIED; translated from the coding sequence ATGATTGTAGTACCCGTAAAAGAAGGCGAAAACATTGAGAAAGCGCTAAAGAAGTTTAAGAGAAAATTCGAAAAAACAGGCATTGTGAAGGAATTAAGAAGAAGACAGCAATTTGACAAACCGTCTGTAACAAATAAACTTAAGAGAGAGCATGCCGTTTATGTTCAAAAGCTTCAGCAAATAGAAGATTAA